One genomic segment of Microbacterium sp. ProA8 includes these proteins:
- a CDS encoding TetR/AcrR family transcriptional regulator — MTADEQVDKAAPRGPRGSYAKGQARRQAIVDEALAVFSRTGFHSGSLREIAKRVGLTPAGLMHHFADKEELFAEVLRQRDEKVRAAAGDPAEHTLIQQAERVVAYNKTTRGLTSLYAIVSAEATDSEHPSHEQFADRYRSTAQRAGDLLRAGQEAGEVRDDVDPDLAARLISAVMDGIQLQWLLDESVDMVPLFEEFVRGYLIPDHPAPAHRVPDPAAERARDDRDETL; from the coding sequence GTGACCGCGGACGAGCAGGTCGACAAGGCGGCGCCGCGCGGCCCGCGGGGCAGCTATGCCAAGGGGCAGGCGCGGCGGCAGGCCATCGTCGACGAGGCGCTGGCGGTGTTCTCCCGCACCGGTTTCCACAGCGGATCCCTGCGCGAGATCGCCAAGCGCGTGGGGCTCACGCCGGCCGGGCTGATGCACCACTTCGCCGACAAGGAGGAGCTGTTCGCCGAGGTGCTGCGCCAGCGCGACGAGAAGGTGCGTGCCGCCGCGGGCGACCCCGCCGAGCACACGCTCATCCAGCAGGCCGAACGGGTGGTGGCGTACAACAAGACCACGCGCGGGCTCACCTCGCTGTACGCCATCGTGTCGGCCGAGGCGACCGACTCGGAGCATCCTTCGCACGAGCAGTTCGCCGACCGTTATCGCTCAACGGCCCAGCGTGCGGGGGACCTCCTGCGCGCGGGCCAGGAGGCCGGCGAGGTGCGCGACGATGTCGACCCTGACCTGGCGGCGCGCCTGATCAGCGCCGTCATGGACGGCATCCAGCTGCAGTGGCTGCTCGACGAGTCGGTCGACATGGTGCCGCTCTTCGAGGAGTTCGTCCGGGGCTACCTGATCCCCGACCACCCGGCCCCCGCCCACCGGGTCCCCGACCCGGCCGCCGAGCGAGCGCGAGACGACCGAGACGAAACGCTCTGA
- a CDS encoding glucoamylase family protein: MKRWVSTVAGAGLVVAGLTVGGSAQAVGGQGDGGGRPGNETLQRWAEDTWASLDAMTDEATGLPSDNVTGDLQTVGAYTSPTNIGGYLWSAVTARDLGIIGADEAHDRIATTLDTLETLERNDASGMYYNWYDPATGAKLTTWPDSGDPVHPFLSTVDNGWLASALRIVREAEPSLAAQADALYRTMDFSAFFNPEGAPGLPAGTNRGGFWEVPPPDCSVAAPMYNGSGETAYYTCHHYDTTVSESRIATYLGIANGQIPPTALYGTHRTMPPGCDWDWQEQLPTGEYRTYDGFQVWEGVYSYAGMSFVPAWGGSMFEALMPDLLVPETTWGPRSWRLNHPITVAVQEHHGLEDAGYGYWGFSPASNPFGGYSEYGVDIAGMRSDGYFSDVEHTDIDVDHPGCSTGTNPDPEYGDGVVTPHAAFLALPYDREGAIDNLSRIETDLAAYGPGGFYDAVATGSGTIAERYLSLDQAMIMAAIGNALTGDTLKDYFVDRDMERLLRPAMRQQDFGSTW; this comes from the coding sequence ATGAAGCGATGGGTGAGCACGGTGGCGGGGGCCGGACTGGTGGTCGCGGGACTGACGGTCGGCGGATCGGCCCAGGCAGTCGGCGGTCAGGGCGACGGCGGCGGCAGACCCGGCAACGAGACGCTGCAGCGGTGGGCCGAAGACACCTGGGCATCTCTCGATGCCATGACGGATGAGGCCACGGGGTTGCCCTCCGACAACGTCACGGGCGACCTGCAGACCGTCGGCGCCTACACGTCTCCCACCAACATCGGCGGCTACCTGTGGTCGGCCGTGACCGCGCGCGACCTCGGCATCATCGGCGCTGACGAGGCGCACGACCGCATCGCGACGACTCTCGACACCCTCGAGACGCTGGAGCGCAACGACGCCAGCGGCATGTACTACAACTGGTACGACCCGGCGACGGGTGCCAAGCTCACGACGTGGCCGGATTCCGGCGATCCGGTGCACCCGTTCCTCAGCACCGTCGACAACGGCTGGCTGGCCTCGGCGCTGCGCATCGTGCGCGAGGCGGAGCCCTCGCTCGCGGCCCAGGCGGACGCGCTGTACCGGACGATGGACTTCTCGGCCTTCTTCAACCCCGAGGGCGCTCCCGGGCTGCCGGCCGGCACCAACCGCGGTGGGTTCTGGGAGGTGCCGCCCCCGGACTGCAGTGTCGCGGCACCGATGTACAACGGTTCCGGCGAGACCGCGTACTACACCTGCCACCACTACGACACGACCGTGAGCGAGAGCCGGATCGCGACGTACCTGGGCATCGCCAACGGACAGATCCCGCCGACCGCGCTCTACGGCACGCACCGCACCATGCCGCCGGGCTGCGACTGGGACTGGCAGGAGCAGCTGCCCACGGGTGAGTACCGCACGTACGACGGCTTCCAGGTGTGGGAGGGCGTGTATTCCTACGCCGGCATGTCGTTCGTGCCGGCCTGGGGCGGCAGCATGTTCGAGGCGCTCATGCCCGACCTGCTCGTACCCGAGACGACCTGGGGGCCGCGCTCGTGGCGCCTCAACCACCCCATCACGGTCGCGGTGCAGGAGCACCACGGTCTGGAGGACGCGGGCTACGGCTATTGGGGCTTCTCGCCCGCGAGCAACCCGTTCGGCGGCTACTCCGAGTACGGCGTCGACATCGCCGGCATGCGCTCGGACGGCTACTTCTCGGATGTCGAGCACACCGACATCGACGTCGACCACCCCGGCTGCAGCACCGGCACGAACCCCGATCCTGAGTACGGCGACGGCGTCGTCACGCCGCACGCGGCGTTCCTCGCGCTGCCGTACGACCGGGAAGGCGCCATCGACAACCTCAGCCGGATCGAGACCGACCTCGCCGCGTACGGCCCCGGGGGCTTCTACGACGCCGTCGCGACGGGCAGCGGCACGATCGCCGAGCGGTACCTGTCGCTCGACCAGGCCATGATCATGGCGGCGATCGGCAACGCCCTCACCGGGGATACGCTGAAGGACTACTTCGTGGATCGTGACATGGAGCGGCTCCTGCGGCCCGCGATGCGCCAGCAGGACTTCGGGTCGACGTGGTGA